A section of the Malania oleifera isolate guangnan ecotype guangnan chromosome 2, ASM2987363v1, whole genome shotgun sequence genome encodes:
- the LOC131149575 gene encoding uncharacterized protein LOC131149575 isoform X3 — MAQNPSPPREALVPQTHPNSLTSTRSSDAFDATYDGLNRSSTIVASISTRIYLSSLRSSLPQSPLIFDFFKICSATNNLPRFGRILYCSYH, encoded by the exons ATGGCGCAGAACCCATCGCCACCCCGCGAAGCTCTCGTCCCCCAAACCCACCCAAACTCCCTCACTTCCACGAGAAGCTCCGACGCCTTCGACGCCACCTACGACGGCCTCAACCGTTCATCCACCATCGTAGCCTCCATTTCCACCAGAATCTATCTCTCCAGCCTCCGCAGCTCCTTGCCCCAATCGCCCCTCATCTTTGATTTCTTCAAGATTTGCTCTGCCACCAACAACTTGCCAA GATTTGGACGGATTCTCTACTGCAGTTATCATTAA
- the LOC131149575 gene encoding uncharacterized protein LOC131149575 isoform X4 — MAQNPSPPREALVPQTHPNSLTSTRSSDAFDATYDGLNRSSTIVASISTRIYLSSLRSSLPQSPLIFDFFKICSATNNLPRPPHDRA, encoded by the exons ATGGCGCAGAACCCATCGCCACCCCGCGAAGCTCTCGTCCCCCAAACCCACCCAAACTCCCTCACTTCCACGAGAAGCTCCGACGCCTTCGACGCCACCTACGACGGCCTCAACCGTTCATCCACCATCGTAGCCTCCATTTCCACCAGAATCTATCTCTCCAGCCTCCGCAGCTCCTTGCCCCAATCGCCCCTCATCTTTGATTTCTTCAAGATTTGCTCTGCCACCAACAACTTGCCAA gacctccgcatgatcgagcttag
- the LOC131149575 gene encoding uncharacterized protein LOC131149575 isoform X1, giving the protein MAQNPSPPREALVPQTHPNSLTSTRSSDAFDATYDGLNRSSTIVASISTRIYLSSLRSSLPQSPLIFDFFKICSATNNLPISDTGDWITSHLGPHLASLGHDTTRHGSISWGSNPGIDLDDADNEVMSWYSKKKGAEEAPTQYWGAYSDRHSSRLHLPPHARPLVHSLDTGAW; this is encoded by the exons ATGGCGCAGAACCCATCGCCACCCCGCGAAGCTCTCGTCCCCCAAACCCACCCAAACTCCCTCACTTCCACGAGAAGCTCCGACGCCTTCGACGCCACCTACGACGGCCTCAACCGTTCATCCACCATCGTAGCCTCCATTTCCACCAGAATCTATCTCTCCAGCCTCCGCAGCTCCTTGCCCCAATCGCCCCTCATCTTTGATTTCTTCAAGATTTGCTCTGCCACCAACAACTTGCCAA TatcagacacaggtgattggatcacatcacacctcgggccccacttggcgagttTGGGGCATGACACGACCAGACATGGATCCATCAGTTGGGGATCAAacccagg cATCGACCTAGATGACGCAGATAATGAGGTCATGTCGTGGTATAGCAAAAAAAAAGGAGCTGAAGAAGCACCTACACAGTACTGGGGAGCATattcggatcgacattcctctaggctTCACCTCCCCCCGCATGCGCGACCATTGGTGCACAGCTTGGACACGGGAGCttggtga
- the LOC131149575 gene encoding uncharacterized protein LOC131149575 isoform X2, whose protein sequence is MAQNPSPPREALVPQTHPNSLTSTRSSDAFDATYDGLNRSSTIVASISTRIYLSSLRSSLPQSPLIFDFFKICSATNNLPNTGDWITSHLGPHLASLGHDTTRHGSISWGSNPGIDLDDADNEVMSWYSKKKGAEEAPTQYWGAYSDRHSSRLHLPPHARPLVHSLDTGAW, encoded by the exons ATGGCGCAGAACCCATCGCCACCCCGCGAAGCTCTCGTCCCCCAAACCCACCCAAACTCCCTCACTTCCACGAGAAGCTCCGACGCCTTCGACGCCACCTACGACGGCCTCAACCGTTCATCCACCATCGTAGCCTCCATTTCCACCAGAATCTATCTCTCCAGCCTCCGCAGCTCCTTGCCCCAATCGCCCCTCATCTTTGATTTCTTCAAGATTTGCTCTGCCACCAACAACTTGCCAA acacaggtgattggatcacatcacacctcgggccccacttggcgagttTGGGGCATGACACGACCAGACATGGATCCATCAGTTGGGGATCAAacccagg cATCGACCTAGATGACGCAGATAATGAGGTCATGTCGTGGTATAGCAAAAAAAAAGGAGCTGAAGAAGCACCTACACAGTACTGGGGAGCATattcggatcgacattcctctaggctTCACCTCCCCCCGCATGCGCGACCATTGGTGCACAGCTTGGACACGGGAGCttggtga